A single Inediibacterium massiliense DNA region contains:
- the rpsU gene encoding 30S ribosomal protein S21 translates to MSTEIKIGESETLESALRRFKRSCAKSGVLSEVRKREHYEKPSVKRKKKAEAAKRNKKKF, encoded by the coding sequence ATGTCAACAGAAATTAAAATAGGGGAAAGCGAAACTCTTGAAAGTGCTCTTCGCAGATTCAAGCGTTCCTGTGCAAAGTCAGGTGTTTTATCAGAAGTAAGAAAAAGAGAGCATTACGAAAAGCCTAGCGTGAAACGTAAAAAGAAAGCGGAGGCTGCAAAACGAAACAAGAAAAAATTCTAA
- a CDS encoding GatB/YqeY domain-containing protein, translating to MLLKERLMADLKEAMKEKDKMKKSVVTMLRSAIKQYEIDHKVELDDESILDIISKQVKQKKDAIDEFAKGDRQDLVDEAKAEIDILMGYLPEQLTKEELSQIVSQVIDEVGANSMKDMGKIMSAIMPKVKGRADGKTINQIVKQFLQ from the coding sequence ATGCTCCTCAAAGAAAGATTGATGGCTGATTTAAAAGAAGCCATGAAAGAAAAAGACAAAATGAAAAAATCTGTTGTGACAATGTTAAGATCTGCGATCAAGCAATATGAAATTGATCATAAAGTAGAACTTGACGACGAAAGCATTTTAGATATTATTTCAAAACAAGTAAAACAAAAAAAAGATGCTATCGATGAATTTGCTAAGGGAGATAGACAAGACTTAGTAGATGAAGCAAAAGCTGAAATAGATATTTTAATGGGTTATTTGCCAGAACAATTGACAAAAGAGGAGCTTTCTCAAATTGTCAGTCAAGTAATTGATGAAGTTGGGGCAAATAGCATGAAAGATATGGGAAAAATTATGTCAGCTATTATGCCTAAAGTCAAAGGTAGAGCTGATGGAAAAACAATTAATCAAATTGTAAAGCAGTTTTTGCAATAA
- a CDS encoding NfeD family protein yields the protein MKRLWIYMILCILLFSVCLGTVYGENKRNVYIIPINGEINPAVTQFVDQSIKEAEEDPSSVAIIFEIDTLGGMIQEATKIRDLIMKTPLHTIAFVNHKAESAGVLITISGKNIVMSEGSTIGSAETIPYTEKNISYWKGELRSTAEQRGRDAKLIESMADRRIEIKDPNDPEKYIVKKGELLNLTTKEAENLKFTDFVSGDYDEILHHFQIKNTQKIHVKTDLKVNIAQLVSSSVFLPVLLSIGFIGMIVEVFTPGFGIGGTISLIAFVTFFGGSMLAGNAGVMVILLFIVGIILLFVEMAIPGFGAPGIGGVLCMITSIVLASDSFVLGITSLVIALVLTVIVAGILIKYGPKNRYLDKIILSTKLEKEKGFVSIKEDLSLIGKEGVAITSLRPSGMVQIEEKRIDVVTEGEFVEKGTRVKIIKIEGRRIIVQKIV from the coding sequence TTGAAAAGATTGTGGATTTATATGATACTGTGCATACTTTTATTTAGTGTTTGCTTAGGCACTGTCTATGGAGAAAATAAAAGAAATGTATATATTATTCCTATAAACGGAGAAATCAATCCAGCGGTTACTCAATTTGTGGATCAATCTATTAAAGAAGCCGAAGAAGATCCTTCATCGGTGGCTATTATATTTGAGATAGACACTTTAGGAGGAATGATTCAAGAAGCTACCAAAATAAGAGACTTAATTATGAAAACGCCTTTACATACTATTGCTTTTGTCAATCATAAAGCAGAATCTGCTGGAGTACTTATTACAATTTCAGGTAAAAATATAGTTATGAGTGAAGGTAGTACTATTGGTTCTGCAGAAACTATTCCTTATACGGAAAAGAATATCTCCTATTGGAAGGGAGAACTAAGATCTACTGCGGAACAAAGAGGTAGAGATGCAAAATTAATAGAGTCTATGGCAGATAGAAGAATAGAAATCAAAGACCCTAATGATCCTGAAAAGTATATTGTCAAAAAAGGAGAACTGTTAAATCTTACTACAAAAGAAGCCGAAAATTTGAAATTTACTGATTTTGTATCTGGTGATTATGATGAGATTCTTCACCATTTTCAAATTAAAAATACGCAAAAAATTCATGTAAAGACAGATTTAAAAGTAAACATTGCTCAATTAGTAAGCAGTTCTGTATTTTTGCCAGTTCTTTTGAGCATAGGTTTTATTGGAATGATTGTAGAAGTGTTTACTCCTGGATTTGGAATAGGAGGAACTATTAGCTTAATTGCTTTTGTAACTTTTTTTGGGGGAAGTATGTTAGCAGGAAATGCAGGAGTTATGGTTATACTACTTTTTATAGTAGGAATTATTCTTTTATTTGTTGAAATGGCTATACCAGGTTTTGGAGCTCCTGGTATTGGTGGTGTGTTATGTATGATTACAAGTATTGTTTTGGCATCAGATTCTTTTGTTCTTGGAATTACTTCTTTAGTAATTGCTTTAGTATTAACGGTTATTGTAGCAGGAATTCTTATAAAATATGGACCAAAGAATAGATACTTAGATAAAATTATTTTATCTACCAAATTAGAAAAAGAAAAAGGTTTTGTATCTATAAAGGAAGATTTAAGTTTAATTGGAAAAGAGGGAGTTGCCATTACGTCCCTTAGACCTTCTGGAATGGTACAAATAGAAGAAAAAAGAATTGATGTTGTGACGGAGGGAGAATTTGTAGAAAAGGGTACAAGGGTTAAAATTATAAAAATAGAAGGTAGAAGAATTATTGTACAAAAAATAGTATAG
- the dnaJ gene encoding molecular chaperone DnaJ produces MMSKRDYYEVLGVDKGADQDSIKRAYRKMAMKYHPDRNPGDKEAEEKFKEANEAYEVLGDQNKRAKYDQFGHAGVDPNAQGGFGGFGGFGAGGFGDIFEDIFDMFGGGFSGRRSGPQKGADLKYELGITFKEAAFGAKKEITIQRHENCSNCNGTGAKKGTNKKTCSKCNGSGEIRYATRTPLGQFVNVKPCDACNGEGSIIENPCPKCHGTGKELKNKKIQINIPAGVDTGSVIPLRGEGEPGEKGGPQGDLYIVLRVKPHEIFKRDGNDVICEIPITFVQAALGDELQVPTLDGQVKYKIPEGTQSGTIFRMKGKGIPNVRGYGRGDLYIKIIVEVPKKLNDKQKELLKKFADVMGEDVHEQRKTFFDKVKEVFGI; encoded by the coding sequence ATAATGTCTAAAAGAGATTATTATGAAGTTTTAGGAGTAGACAAAGGTGCAGATCAAGATAGTATAAAAAGAGCATATAGAAAAATGGCAATGAAATATCATCCTGATAGAAATCCTGGGGATAAAGAAGCTGAAGAAAAATTCAAAGAAGCCAATGAAGCTTATGAAGTATTAGGAGATCAAAATAAAAGAGCTAAATATGATCAATTTGGTCATGCAGGAGTGGACCCGAATGCTCAAGGAGGTTTTGGAGGCTTTGGAGGCTTTGGAGCAGGAGGTTTTGGAGATATTTTTGAAGACATATTCGATATGTTTGGTGGCGGGTTTTCAGGAAGAAGATCAGGACCTCAAAAGGGTGCTGATTTAAAATATGAATTGGGAATTACATTTAAAGAAGCAGCTTTTGGAGCAAAGAAGGAAATTACTATTCAAAGGCATGAAAACTGTTCTAATTGTAATGGAACAGGAGCAAAAAAAGGAACAAATAAAAAAACTTGCTCTAAATGTAATGGTAGTGGAGAAATTAGATATGCAACAAGAACTCCTCTTGGTCAATTTGTAAATGTAAAACCTTGTGATGCATGTAATGGGGAAGGAAGCATTATAGAAAATCCTTGTCCAAAATGTCATGGAACAGGAAAAGAATTAAAAAATAAAAAGATACAAATCAATATACCAGCAGGGGTAGATACAGGATCTGTAATTCCTCTAAGAGGAGAGGGAGAACCAGGAGAAAAAGGAGGCCCTCAAGGAGATTTATACATTGTTTTAAGAGTAAAGCCTCATGAGATATTCAAAAGAGATGGAAATGATGTAATTTGTGAGATTCCTATTACATTTGTGCAAGCTGCCCTTGGAGATGAATTGCAAGTACCTACTTTAGATGGTCAAGTAAAATATAAAATACCTGAGGGAACACAAAGTGGAACTATATTTAGAATGAAGGGAAAAGGGATCCCAAATGTAAGGGGATATGGAAGAGGAGACCTTTATATTAAAATTATTGTTGAAGTTCCTAAAAAATTAAATGATAAACAAAAAGAACTTCTAAAGAAATTTGCAGATGTAATGGGAGAAGATGTACATGAACAAAGAAAAACCTTTTTTGACAAGGTAAAAGAGGTTTTTGGCATATAA
- a CDS encoding 16S rRNA (uracil(1498)-N(3))-methyltransferase: MHRFFIDENNILENEKMILNDTEDVKHILKVLRLNEKDQIEVCDGKNNDYIGEIISLSPKEIELKIIEKRQSLTEANIEVTLFQGIPKGSKMELIIQKCTELGIFSIVPVLTNRTVVQLKDQKSEEKKVERWQKISNEAAKQCKRGMIPKIQNPILFEEVLKKLYEYDLCIVPYEKEEEMGLKEVFKKNKDVKKIAIFIGPEGGFEEEEIHKLKEESCISISLGKRILRTETAGFVTLSICMYELGDLGGR; this comes from the coding sequence ATGCATAGATTTTTTATTGATGAAAATAATATTTTAGAAAATGAAAAAATGATTTTGAATGATACGGAAGATGTAAAGCATATTTTAAAAGTATTAAGATTAAATGAAAAAGATCAGATAGAAGTTTGTGATGGGAAGAATAATGATTATATAGGAGAGATCATTTCTTTATCTCCAAAAGAGATTGAGTTAAAAATTATTGAGAAAAGACAATCTCTCACAGAAGCAAATATAGAAGTTACTCTTTTTCAAGGAATTCCAAAGGGTAGTAAAATGGAACTTATTATCCAAAAGTGTACAGAACTTGGAATTTTTAGTATTGTTCCTGTCCTTACAAATAGAACGGTGGTTCAGTTAAAGGATCAAAAAAGTGAAGAAAAAAAGGTTGAAAGATGGCAAAAAATTTCTAATGAAGCAGCGAAGCAATGTAAAAGAGGAATGATTCCTAAGATTCAAAATCCTATTTTATTTGAGGAAGTATTAAAAAAATTATATGAATATGATTTATGTATTGTTCCTTATGAAAAAGAAGAAGAAATGGGATTAAAAGAAGTATTTAAAAAAAATAAAGATGTGAAAAAAATTGCTATTTTTATTGGACCTGAGGGAGGCTTTGAAGAAGAAGAAATTCATAAGCTCAAAGAAGAGAGTTGTATTTCGATTTCTTTAGGGAAAAGAATTTTAAGAACAGAAACGGCTGGGTTTGTTACCTTAAGTATATGTATGTATGAGTTAGGGGATTTAGGAGGTAGATAG
- the mtaB gene encoding tRNA (N(6)-L-threonylcarbamoyladenosine(37)-C(2))-methylthiotransferase MtaB has translation MKKVAFYTLGCKVNQYETEAMTELFEKSGYEIVDHEDIADVYVINTCTVTNLGDRKSRQFIRRAKRKNPESLIAVVGCYAQTSPKEVEAIEGVNIILGTNDRKKIVEYVEMAEEEEAINAVGNIMDIKEFEEMTIGEIKGKTRAYLKIQEGCNQYCSYCIIPYARGPIRSRKIEDIIKEVNRLSHHGFKEIILTGIHVASYGKDLGDTTLLDVIKAVHQVEGIERIRLSSIEPTIMSEEFVKELSDLKKVCPHFHLSLQSGCNETLKRMNRKYTTEEYKMIVDRLRRYMPDVSITTDIMVGFPGETDEEFEKTLDFVRKISFSQIHVFKYSKRKGTKAAGFSDQVDGKTKNQRSEELIELARECSIKYHKKFIGTQREVLFETLSVEREGYYEGLTDNYIRVLCPSQISLEEKLLSVFLEKISEELVIGRLIDII, from the coding sequence ATGAAGAAAGTAGCATTTTATACACTAGGTTGCAAAGTCAATCAATATGAAACAGAAGCCATGACAGAATTGTTTGAAAAAAGTGGATATGAGATTGTAGATCATGAAGATATAGCAGATGTATATGTGATTAATACTTGTACGGTTACAAATTTAGGAGATAGAAAATCAAGACAATTTATTAGAAGAGCAAAGAGGAAAAATCCAGAATCTTTAATTGCTGTAGTAGGATGTTATGCACAAACATCACCTAAAGAGGTAGAAGCTATTGAAGGCGTAAATATTATTTTAGGAACAAATGACCGAAAAAAAATTGTAGAGTACGTAGAAATGGCCGAAGAAGAAGAAGCTATTAATGCAGTTGGCAATATTATGGATATTAAAGAGTTTGAAGAAATGACCATAGGAGAAATCAAAGGAAAAACAAGAGCCTATCTTAAAATACAAGAAGGATGTAATCAATATTGTAGTTATTGTATTATTCCTTATGCAAGAGGTCCTATAAGAAGCAGAAAAATAGAAGATATTATAAAAGAAGTAAACCGTCTTTCACACCATGGATTCAAAGAAATTATATTAACAGGGATTCATGTAGCATCTTATGGAAAAGATTTAGGAGATACGACTCTATTAGATGTTATAAAAGCTGTTCATCAGGTAGAGGGAATTGAAAGAATTAGATTAAGCTCTATTGAACCTACTATTATGTCAGAAGAATTTGTAAAAGAATTATCTGACTTAAAAAAGGTCTGTCCTCATTTTCATCTTTCGTTGCAAAGTGGTTGCAATGAAACACTAAAGAGGATGAATAGAAAATATACAACAGAAGAATATAAAATGATTGTAGATCGATTAAGAAGATACATGCCTGATGTATCTATTACTACAGATATTATGGTAGGTTTTCCAGGAGAAACAGATGAAGAATTTGAAAAAACATTAGACTTTGTAAGAAAAATAAGTTTTAGTCAGATTCATGTTTTTAAGTATTCTAAAAGAAAAGGTACAAAAGCTGCGGGCTTTTCTGATCAAGTAGATGGTAAAACAAAAAATCAAAGAAGCGAAGAATTAATTGAGCTTGCACGAGAATGTTCAATAAAATATCATAAAAAATTTATAGGGACTCAAAGGGAAGTACTATTTGAGACTTTAAGTGTTGAAAGAGAAGGATATTATGAAGGACTTACGGATAATTATATAAGAGTTTTATGTCCATCTCAAATCTCTTTAGAAGAAAAACTATTGTCTGTATTTTTAGAAAAAATATCAGAAGAATTAGTAATAGGAAGATTAATAGATATAATATAA
- the floA gene encoding flotillin-like protein FloA (flotillin-like protein involved in membrane lipid rafts): MNPIIGFGIILIVGLLLLGLLLSFIPVGLWITAYFSGVKIGIFTLIGMRFRRVSPSRIVNPLIKATKAGLDLNIDKLEAHYLAGGNVNSVVDALIAAQRADISLEFERAAAIELAGREVLGAVQVSVNPKVIETPKVAAVAKDGIEVMVKARVTVRANIERLVGGAGEETIIARVGEGIVTTVGSAESHKEVLENPDKISRTVLAKGLDSGTAFEILSIDVADIDVGRNIGAQLQTDQAEADKRIAQAKAEERRAMAVAKEQEMVAAVQEMRAKVVEAEAEVPKAMAQALREGKLGVMDYYNMQNIMADTSMRKSISNVGQGKEQDQNPKIKK; this comes from the coding sequence ATGAATCCAATAATTGGTTTTGGGATTATTTTGATTGTGGGATTATTACTTTTAGGATTGTTACTTAGTTTTATTCCTGTAGGACTGTGGATTACTGCATATTTTTCAGGAGTAAAAATAGGAATTTTTACTTTAATAGGAATGAGATTTAGGAGAGTATCTCCTTCAAGAATTGTAAACCCTCTTATTAAAGCTACTAAAGCAGGTCTTGATTTAAATATTGACAAATTAGAAGCCCATTATCTTGCAGGAGGAAATGTAAATAGTGTTGTAGATGCACTTATTGCAGCACAAAGAGCAGATATATCTTTAGAATTTGAAAGAGCAGCAGCCATAGAACTTGCAGGAAGAGAAGTATTAGGAGCAGTACAAGTAAGTGTAAATCCAAAGGTCATTGAAACCCCCAAAGTAGCTGCTGTTGCAAAAGATGGGATTGAGGTAATGGTAAAAGCAAGAGTAACAGTAAGAGCGAACATTGAAAGATTAGTAGGAGGAGCAGGAGAAGAAACAATTATTGCCAGAGTAGGAGAAGGTATTGTAACTACTGTAGGATCAGCTGAAAGTCACAAGGAAGTGCTAGAAAATCCTGATAAAATTTCAAGAACTGTTTTAGCAAAAGGACTAGATTCAGGAACTGCTTTTGAAATATTATCTATTGATGTTGCAGATATAGATGTAGGAAGAAATATAGGAGCACAACTTCAAACGGATCAAGCAGAAGCAGATAAAAGAATCGCACAAGCCAAAGCAGAAGAAAGAAGAGCTATGGCTGTTGCAAAAGAACAAGAAATGGTTGCAGCAGTTCAAGAGATGCGTGCTAAGGTAGTAGAAGCAGAAGCAGAAGTACCAAAGGCTATGGCACAAGCATTAAGAGAAGGAAAACTTGGAGTAATGGATTATTATAATATGCAAAATATTATGGCAGATACAAGTATGAGAAAGAGTATATCTAATGTAGGACAAGGAAAAGAACAAGATCAAAATCCTAAAATAAAAAAATAA
- a CDS encoding PhoH family protein, whose product MNMEEFDYTKEIFGNFDEHIKIIEDGLGINIVSRGGEIVIIGESQKVNRTERLLSNLMEIINKGERLDPQKITYSITLLKKGEETQMQELDDIVCVSAKGKQIKPKTIGQKKYVQSIKKNDVVFGIGPAGTGKTYLAMAMAVSAFKNKEVSRIILTRPAVEAGESLGFLPGDLQDKVDPYLRPLYDALYDILGGETFLKYKERGMIEVAPLAYMRGRTLNDSFIILDEAQNTTKEQMKMFLTRLGIGSKAIVTGDITQIDLPRGKASGLKEAVEILSEVEGIGFIFLNENDVVRHSLVQRIIRAYDKFEKQKEIKDKKNRMR is encoded by the coding sequence ATGAACATGGAGGAATTTGATTATACAAAAGAAATTTTTGGAAATTTTGATGAACATATAAAGATTATAGAAGATGGTTTAGGCATAAATATTGTATCTAGAGGTGGAGAAATTGTAATTATAGGAGAATCTCAGAAAGTAAATAGAACAGAAAGATTATTATCTAATTTAATGGAAATAATCAACAAAGGAGAAAGGTTAGATCCTCAAAAGATTACTTATTCTATAACTCTTTTGAAAAAGGGTGAAGAAACACAAATGCAAGAACTAGATGATATTGTTTGTGTAAGTGCAAAAGGAAAACAAATTAAACCTAAAACCATAGGTCAAAAAAAATACGTACAAAGTATTAAAAAGAATGATGTAGTTTTTGGAATAGGTCCTGCAGGTACGGGAAAAACCTATTTAGCTATGGCAATGGCAGTTTCTGCATTTAAAAATAAAGAAGTAAGTAGAATTATTTTGACAAGACCAGCAGTAGAAGCAGGTGAGAGCTTAGGTTTTTTGCCAGGGGATTTACAAGATAAAGTAGATCCATATTTAAGACCATTATATGATGCCTTATATGATATATTGGGAGGAGAAACATTTTTAAAGTATAAAGAAAGGGGTATGATAGAAGTAGCACCCCTAGCTTATATGAGAGGAAGAACATTAAATGATTCTTTTATTATATTAGATGAAGCACAAAATACAACAAAAGAACAGATGAAAATGTTTCTTACAAGGTTAGGGATAGGATCTAAAGCCATTGTAACAGGAGATATTACTCAAATAGACCTTCCAAGAGGAAAAGCATCAGGACTTAAAGAAGCTGTAGAGATTTTATCAGAGGTAGAAGGAATAGGATTTATATTTTTAAATGAAAACGATGTAGTGAGACATTCATTAGTTCAAAGAATTATAAGAGCTTATGATAAATTTGAAAAACAAAAAGAAATAAAGGATAAGAAAAATAGGATGAGATAA
- a CDS encoding histidine triad nucleotide-binding protein: MGDCIFCKIISKQIPSKIVYEDDSVISFYDIDPQAPVHIVIVPKKHIKSLDHIIDEDQDLIGHIFLCAKKIAGELGLKDGYRIINNCGKLGGQTVDHIHFHLLGGRELQWPPG, translated from the coding sequence ATGGGTGATTGTATATTTTGTAAAATCATTTCTAAACAAATTCCTTCGAAAATAGTATATGAGGATGATTCAGTAATATCATTTTACGATATAGACCCACAAGCACCTGTTCATATAGTCATTGTTCCTAAGAAACATATAAAGTCTTTAGATCATATCATAGATGAAGATCAAGATCTTATAGGACATATTTTTCTTTGCGCAAAGAAAATTGCAGGTGAGTTAGGATTAAAAGATGGATATAGAATTATAAACAATTGTGGTAAGCTAGGTGGACAAACTGTAGATCATATACATTTTCATCTTCTAGGAGGAAGAGAACTTCAATGGCCACCAGGTTAA
- the yqfC gene encoding sporulation protein YqfC: protein MNSKTSEIKESISELLELPKDIILDLPRITLLGNLQIYIENHKGIIEYSKVRIRINTKNGILSILGTNLSIKTIITEEIIITGTIHSMEFVK from the coding sequence ATGAATTCAAAAACAAGTGAAATAAAGGAAAGTATATCAGAACTTTTAGAACTTCCCAAGGATATTATATTAGATTTGCCTAGAATTACCTTGCTAGGAAATTTGCAGATCTATATTGAAAACCATAAAGGGATTATAGAATATTCAAAAGTAAGAATAAGGATTAATACAAAAAATGGAATATTATCTATACTTGGAACAAATCTTTCTATTAAGACCATTATCACTGAAGAAATTATTATAACGGGCACGATTCATAGTATGGAATTTGTAAAATAG
- the yqfD gene encoding sporulation protein YqfD: protein MLAIKLWNILRGYVVIRIEGLSLEKFINYAIAKGIYFWDIIRIDYTTLEAKVGINGYKELRHIVKRTGCKVKINQKIGYPFFMHRMKERKMFITGFIFCIFMVFMMTSFIWNIEIVGNEKNSENDIIKYLDTLGLYEGALKYKLNLSDIENNMMIKLDHLTWVGIHIQGTKAIVEIVEGIDPPKIIPKNIPCDLVAKKKGVIEKVIARNGDALVQRGDIVKKGQRLITGQIQREEIDTRYVHALGEIFARTYYEKEDEISLSEIKKIKTGKKFTRRIAKIGNNQIILSLEEIPYKNVIIERRNKRLLNWRNIQIPVEFITEDYYEVIQKKETINESIAKDALVEKMTVDLVKNIPQNASILNQDIVFSKKGNKIKGKLIIEVLEEIGEQQKITPHIELKEDL from the coding sequence TTGCTAGCAATAAAATTATGGAATATATTAAGAGGATATGTAGTGATTCGAATTGAAGGATTGTCATTAGAAAAATTTATTAATTATGCCATTGCAAAAGGTATATATTTTTGGGATATTATTAGAATAGACTATACAACACTAGAAGCAAAAGTAGGTATAAATGGATACAAAGAACTTAGACATATTGTGAAAAGAACTGGTTGTAAGGTGAAAATCAATCAAAAAATAGGATATCCTTTTTTTATGCATAGAATGAAGGAAAGAAAAATGTTTATTACAGGATTTATTTTCTGTATTTTTATGGTTTTTATGATGACTTCTTTTATATGGAATATAGAAATTGTTGGTAATGAAAAAAATTCAGAAAATGATATAATCAAGTATTTAGATACATTAGGGTTATATGAAGGAGCGTTAAAATATAAGCTGAATTTATCAGATATTGAAAACAATATGATGATAAAATTAGATCATTTGACTTGGGTAGGAATTCATATTCAAGGAACCAAAGCAATTGTAGAGATTGTAGAGGGAATTGATCCTCCTAAAATTATTCCTAAAAATATTCCTTGTGATCTTGTAGCTAAGAAAAAAGGAGTCATTGAAAAAGTTATTGCTAGAAATGGGGATGCCCTTGTGCAAAGGGGAGATATTGTAAAGAAAGGGCAAAGATTAATTACAGGACAGATTCAAAGGGAAGAGATAGATACTAGATATGTACATGCATTAGGAGAAATTTTTGCCAGAACTTATTATGAAAAAGAAGATGAAATTTCTTTGAGTGAGATAAAAAAAATAAAAACTGGAAAGAAATTCACTAGAAGGATTGCAAAAATTGGAAATAATCAAATTATTTTAAGTCTAGAAGAAATTCCTTATAAAAATGTTATAATTGAGAGGAGAAACAAAAGACTTTTAAACTGGAGGAATATTCAAATTCCTGTCGAATTTATTACAGAAGATTATTATGAAGTGATTCAGAAAAAAGAAACCATTAATGAAAGTATTGCTAAAGATGCATTAGTGGAAAAAATGACAGTAGATTTGGTAAAAAATATACCTCAAAATGCAAGTATATTAAATCAAGATATAGTATTTTCAAAGAAAGGCAATAAAATAAAAGGGAAATTAATCATTGAGGTATTAGAGGAAATCGGAGAACAACAAAAGATTACACCACATATAGAATTGAAGGAGGACTTGTGA
- the prmA gene encoding 50S ribosomal protein L11 methyltransferase, translated as MKWIEVKIKTTTEAVEAVSNILYDAGVGGVVIEDPSDPIYHQKESGDWDYVDESILPTDYEGAIVKGYLAESEDLLDKIEMIKQNVEKIPQYNLDKGLGEVTTAEVYEEDWANAWKKYYKPKKIGKNIVIKPSWEEYTKNPGELIIELDPGMAFGTGTHETTMMCIENIEKYVKDTYTVFDIGCGSGILSIAAAKLGAKKVIGVDLDQVAVDSSKRNVLDNKVEDIVEIRHGNLTDVIDEKANIIVANIIADVIIHLSSFIKNFMKEDGVFISSGIILDKVEEVVEALKKNEFEIQEVRKMGEWAVIVSKGVRKDA; from the coding sequence ATGAAATGGATAGAAGTGAAGATTAAAACTACTACAGAAGCAGTAGAAGCAGTATCCAATATTTTATATGATGCGGGAGTAGGAGGAGTTGTCATAGAAGATCCTAGTGACCCTATTTATCATCAAAAGGAATCAGGGGATTGGGATTATGTAGATGAGTCTATTCTTCCTACAGATTATGAAGGAGCTATTGTAAAAGGATATTTAGCTGAAAGTGAAGATTTGTTAGATAAAATAGAAATGATTAAGCAAAACGTTGAAAAAATCCCTCAATACAATTTAGATAAAGGGTTAGGAGAAGTGACAACAGCTGAAGTTTATGAAGAAGACTGGGCAAATGCATGGAAAAAATACTACAAGCCTAAAAAAATAGGAAAAAATATTGTCATTAAGCCATCTTGGGAAGAATATACAAAAAATCCTGGAGAACTAATTATCGAATTAGATCCTGGAATGGCTTTTGGGACAGGAACCCATGAAACGACTATGATGTGTATAGAAAATATCGAAAAATATGTAAAGGATACATATACTGTTTTTGACATAGGCTGTGGAAGTGGGATTTTATCTATTGCAGCAGCAAAATTAGGGGCAAAGAAAGTTATTGGAGTAGATTTAGACCAAGTTGCTGTAGATTCTTCTAAGAGAAATGTTTTAGATAATAAAGTAGAAGATATAGTTGAAATTAGACATGGAAATCTTACAGATGTTATTGATGAAAAAGCGAATATTATAGTAGCAAATATTATTGCAGATGTAATTATACATTTATCTTCATTTATTAAAAATTTCATGAAAGAAGATGGAGTATTTATATCTTCTGGAATTATTCTAGATAAAGTAGAGGAAGTAGTAGAGGCGCTCAAAAAAAATGAATTTGAAATACAAGAAGTTAGAAAAATGGGAGAATGGGCAGTAATTGTGTCTAAAGGAGTTAGAAAAGATGCATAG